Proteins from a single region of Streptococcus oralis:
- a CDS encoding NUDIX hydrolase has protein sequence MNASDFTKYLQRMLAITDTGLTFTKDPFDRERYEDLRILLSEMLNQVSDLDAEEVAEVLKPTSAYATPLMDVRAWIVEDEKVCLVRGKGEDSWALPGGFGEVGYSLTENILKEIEEETGFTAKAERLLAVFDTNRFQLQSKQYAKFVFECQLLDGQFQENQEIAELQFFAIDQLPVLSEKRITKEQMEILWQVYKGQRDQYVD, from the coding sequence ATGAATGCAAGTGATTTCACCAAGTATCTGCAAAGAATGCTAGCCATTACGGATACTGGATTAACCTTTACAAAAGATCCTTTCGACCGTGAGCGCTACGAGGACTTGCGAATCCTGTTATCTGAAATGTTGAATCAGGTATCAGACCTCGATGCAGAAGAAGTGGCAGAAGTCTTGAAACCAACGTCCGCTTATGCAACTCCTCTGATGGACGTCCGTGCTTGGATTGTTGAGGATGAAAAAGTCTGTTTAGTTAGAGGAAAAGGGGAGGATAGTTGGGCTTTGCCAGGTGGTTTTGGTGAAGTTGGCTATTCTCTAACCGAAAATATTCTTAAAGAAATTGAAGAAGAAACCGGCTTTACAGCAAAAGCTGAAAGGTTACTTGCAGTTTTTGACACCAATCGTTTCCAACTACAGAGCAAACAATATGCAAAGTTTGTCTTTGAATGCCAACTTCTTGATGGACAATTTCAAGAGAATCAAGAAATTGCTGAGCTTCAATTTTTTGCCATTGACCAATTGCCAGTCTTATCTGAAAAACGCATCACCAAGGAGCAAATGGAGATTCTTTGGCAAGTTTATAAAGGACAAAGAGACCAATATGTTGATTAG
- a CDS encoding YggS family pyridoxal phosphate-dependent enzyme: protein MNLKKNTELVFQQIADASQEANRALDAVSVIAVTKYVDVQTAEALLPLGVRHIGENRVDKFLEKYQALKDYPVTWHLIGTLQRRKVKEVIPYVDYFHALDSLKLAQEIQKRTDHVIKCFLQVNISGEESKHGFSKEELLELLPELAKLDQIEYVGLMTMAPFEADSDKLKEIFKDTQALQAEIREKQIPNMPMTELSMGMSRDFKEAIQFGSTFVRIGTAFFK from the coding sequence ATGAATTTGAAAAAAAATACTGAATTAGTTTTTCAGCAAATAGCTGATGCTAGTCAAGAAGCCAACCGTGCTCTAGATGCTGTTTCAGTAATCGCAGTGACAAAGTATGTAGATGTACAAACAGCGGAAGCCTTGCTTCCGCTTGGTGTCCGTCATATAGGTGAAAATCGAGTTGATAAATTTTTAGAAAAATATCAGGCCTTGAAAGATTACCCAGTTACTTGGCATTTAATAGGAACACTACAGAGACGGAAAGTGAAAGAAGTAATCCCATATGTGGATTACTTTCATGCTTTAGACTCCTTAAAGTTAGCCCAGGAAATTCAAAAGAGAACAGATCATGTTATCAAGTGTTTCTTGCAGGTCAATATTTCTGGGGAAGAAAGCAAGCATGGGTTTTCAAAAGAAGAATTGCTAGAACTTTTGCCAGAATTGGCTAAGTTAGATCAGATTGAGTATGTTGGTTTAATGACCATGGCTCCTTTTGAGGCAGACAGTGATAAATTGAAAGAAATTTTCAAGGATACGCAGGCTCTGCAAGCAGAAATTAGAGAAAAACAAATCCCTAATATGCCGATGACAGAGCTAAGCATGGGAATGAGTCGTGATTTTAAAGAAGCGATTCAGTTCGGCTCAACCTTTGTTCGAATCGGTACAGCATTTTTTAAATAG
- a CDS encoding UDP-N-acetylmuramoyl-tripeptide--D-alanyl-D-alanine ligase codes for MKLTIHEVAQAVGAKNDVSLFADVQLEKAEFDSRLIGPGDLFVPLKGARDGHDFIETAFENGAVVTLSEKEIANHPYILVDDVLTAFQILAAYYLEKTAVDVFAVTGSNGKTTTKDMLAHLLSTTYKTYKTQGNYNNEIGLPYTVLHMPEGTEKLVLEMGQDHLGDIHLLSELAHPKTAIVTLVGEAHLAFFKDRSEIAKGKMQIADGMAPGSLLLAPADSIVEDYLPTDKKVVRFGQGAELEITDLIERKDSLTFKANFLEQTLDLPVTGKYNATNAMIAAYVALQEGVSEEQIRQAFQNLELTRNRTEWKKAANGADILSDVYNANPTAMKLILETFSAIPANERGKKIAVLADMKELGDQSVQLHNQMILSLSPDVLDTVIFYGEDIAELSQLASQMFPIGHVFYFKKTADEDQFEDLVKRVKERLGANDQILLKGSNSMNLAKLVESLENECK; via the coding sequence ATGAAATTAACAATCCATGAAGTTGCCCAAGCTGTTGGAGCTAAAAATGATGTTAGTCTTTTTGCGGACGTTCAGTTAGAAAAAGCTGAGTTTGACAGTCGTTTGATTGGGCCAGGTGATTTGTTTGTGCCACTCAAAGGAGCGCGTGACGGTCATGACTTTATCGAAACAGCTTTTGAAAATGGTGCAGTAGTAACCTTGTCTGAGAAAGAGATTGCAAATCATCCCTACATTCTAGTAGACGATGTCTTGACTGCCTTTCAAATCCTCGCAGCCTACTATCTTGAAAAAACGGCAGTTGATGTCTTTGCAGTAACGGGTTCAAATGGCAAGACGACTACCAAGGATATGTTGGCACATTTACTGTCAACAACCTACAAGACCTACAAAACTCAGGGCAATTACAATAACGAAATTGGCCTTCCCTACACAGTTCTCCACATGCCTGAAGGGACAGAAAAGTTGGTCTTGGAGATGGGACAGGATCACCTAGGAGATATCCATCTTTTGTCTGAATTGGCTCATCCTAAGACAGCCATTGTGACCTTGGTTGGAGAGGCTCATTTGGCCTTTTTCAAAGACCGTTCGGAGATTGCTAAAGGGAAAATGCAAATTGCAGATGGTATGGCGCCTGGTTCCTTGCTTTTAGCACCAGCCGACTCCATTGTAGAGGACTATTTGCCCACTGATAAAAAAGTGGTCCGTTTTGGGCAAGGAGCAGAGCTGGAAATTACAGACTTGATTGAGCGCAAGGATAGTCTGACCTTTAAGGCTAATTTTTTGGAACAAACCCTCGATTTGCCAGTGACAGGTAAGTACAATGCCACCAATGCTATGATTGCTGCTTATGTGGCTCTACAAGAAGGAGTTTCAGAGGAACAGATTCGTCAGGCCTTCCAGAACCTAGAATTGACTCGTAACCGTACCGAGTGGAAGAAAGCTGCTAATGGAGCAGATATCCTGTCAGATGTGTACAATGCCAATCCCACTGCTATGAAGTTGATTTTGGAGACATTCTCTGCCATTCCAGCTAACGAACGAGGCAAGAAAATTGCTGTTCTAGCAGATATGAAGGAACTCGGCGACCAGTCTGTTCAGCTCCATAACCAGATGATTTTGAGCCTATCGCCAGATGTGCTGGATACCGTTATTTTCTATGGAGAAGACATTGCCGAATTAAGCCAACTTGCTAGTCAAATGTTCCCAATCGGTCACGTTTTCTACTTCAAGAAAACAGCTGACGAGGACCAATTTGAAGACCTAGTCAAGCGGGTTAAGGAAAGACTCGGTGCCAATGACCAAATTTTGCTCAAAGGATCGAACTCCATGAATCTAGCCAAGCTGGTAGAAAGTTTAGAAAATGAATGCAAGTGA
- a CDS encoding cell division protein SepF: MSLKDRFDKFIDYFTEDGEETTNYQTQQEETVSPAISSSKELPAPAQSGSAKDANITRLHARQQELAMQSHRSDEKVTIDVRYPRKYEDATEIVDLLAGNESILIDFQYMTEVQARRCLDYLDGARHVLAGNMKKVASTMYLLTPVNVIVNIEDIKLPDESQSAEFGFDIKRNRAR; encoded by the coding sequence ATGTCTTTAAAAGATAGATTCGATAAATTTATAGATTATTTCACAGAAGACGGAGAAGAAACGACTAACTACCAGACTCAACAAGAGGAAACAGTTAGCCCAGCCATCTCATCTTCTAAAGAATTACCAGCACCTGCTCAGTCAGGATCAGCAAAAGATGCAAATATTACTCGTCTTCATGCGCGTCAGCAAGAATTGGCAATGCAAAGTCACCGTTCAGATGAGAAAGTGACAATTGACGTTCGCTATCCAAGAAAATATGAAGATGCAACGGAAATTGTAGATTTGTTGGCTGGAAATGAAAGTATTTTGATTGATTTCCAATACATGACAGAGGTACAAGCCCGTCGTTGCCTTGATTACTTGGATGGAGCCCGTCATGTCTTGGCTGGAAATATGAAAAAAGTTGCGAGTACGATGTATCTATTGACTCCTGTCAACGTTATCGTGAATATTGAAGATATCAAACTTCCAGATGAATCACAAAGCGCTGAGTTTGGTTTTGATATTAAACGAAATAGAGCAAGATAA
- a CDS encoding DivIVA domain-containing protein produces MPITSLEIKDKTFGTRFRGFDPEEVDEFLDIVVRDYEDLVRSNHDKETHIKNLEERLSYFDEMKDSLSQSVLIAQDTAERVKQAAQERSNNIIQQAEQDAQRLLEEAKYKANEILRQATDNAKKVAVETEELKNKSRVFHQRLKSTIESQLAIVESSDWEDILRPTATYLQTSDEAFKEVVGEVLGESVSLQSEEEPIDMTRQFTPEEVAELQARIEAGNKELAEFEAQQNQQTEEIDQHEKSVEVEATAATEDDANKESVLIL; encoded by the coding sequence ATGCCAATTACATCGTTAGAAATTAAAGATAAAACCTTTGGTACAAGATTTAGAGGTTTTGACCCAGAAGAAGTAGATGAGTTTCTTGATATCGTTGTTCGTGATTATGAAGACTTGGTGCGTAGCAATCACGACAAAGAAACGCACATCAAGAACTTGGAAGAGCGTTTGTCTTACTTTGATGAAATGAAGGATTCCTTGAGCCAATCAGTTTTGATTGCCCAGGATACTGCTGAGCGTGTCAAACAAGCTGCTCAAGAACGTTCAAACAATATTATTCAACAAGCTGAACAAGACGCTCAGCGTTTGCTCGAAGAAGCGAAATACAAGGCAAACGAAATTCTTCGTCAGGCAACAGATAATGCTAAGAAAGTTGCCGTTGAGACTGAAGAATTGAAGAACAAGAGTCGTGTATTCCATCAACGCCTCAAGTCTACGATTGAAAGTCAATTGGCTATTGTCGAGTCATCTGATTGGGAAGATATTCTTCGCCCAACAGCTACTTACCTTCAAACAAGTGATGAAGCCTTTAAAGAGGTGGTTGGTGAAGTTCTTGGTGAATCAGTATCTTTACAATCAGAGGAAGAGCCTATTGATATGACTCGTCAATTCACACCAGAAGAGGTTGCTGAATTGCAAGCTCGTATCGAGGCTGGCAATAAAGAATTAGCTGAGTTTGAGGCTCAACAAAATCAACAGACAGAAGAAATTGACCAGCATGAAAAGTCAGTTGAAGTAGAAGCTACTGCGGCAACTGAGGACGATGCAAACAAAGAATCTGTTCTTATCCTATAA
- the recR gene encoding recombination mediator RecR, with translation MLYPTPIAKLIDSYSKLPGIGIKTATRLAFYTIGMSDDDVNEFAKNLLSAKRELTYCSICGRLTDDDPCSICTDPTRDQTTILVLEDSRDVATMENIQEYHGLYHVLHGLISPMNGISPDDINLKSLMTRLMDSEVSEVIVATNATADGEATSMYLSRLLKPAGIKVTRLARGLAVGADIEYADEVTLLRAIENRTEL, from the coding sequence ATGCTGTATCCAACACCTATTGCCAAGTTAATTGATAGCTATTCGAAGCTTCCAGGTATCGGAATCAAAACGGCTACCCGTCTCGCCTTCTATACCATTGGAATGTCTGATGACGATGTCAATGAATTTGCCAAAAACCTTCTATCTGCCAAGCGGGAATTGACCTATTGTTCCATCTGTGGTCGCTTGACGGATGATGACCCTTGCTCGATCTGTACAGATCCGACTCGAGACCAGACAACCATCTTAGTGCTAGAGGATAGTCGCGATGTGGCTACTATGGAAAATATCCAAGAATACCACGGACTCTATCATGTCTTGCACGGTCTCATTTCTCCTATGAATGGTATCAGTCCAGACGATATCAATCTCAAGAGCCTCATGACCCGTCTCATGGATAGTGAGGTTTCAGAGGTAATCGTGGCAACCAATGCGACGGCAGATGGGGAAGCGACATCTATGTATCTCTCTCGTTTGCTCAAGCCAGCTGGTATCAAGGTCACTCGTCTAGCACGAGGACTAGCCGTGGGAGCAGATATCGAGTATGCGGACGAAGTCACACTCTTACGAGCCATTGAAAATCGGACAGAGTTGTAG
- the ftsA gene encoding cell division protein FtsA: MTRDGFFTGLDIGTSSIKVLVAEHRDGEVNVIGVSNAKSKGVKDGIIVDIEAAASAIKSAITQAEEKAGISIKSVNVGLPANLLQVEPTQGMIPVTSDTKEITDQDVENVVKSALTKSMTPDREVITFIPEEFIVDGFQGIRDPRGMMGVRLEMRGLLYTGPRTILHNLRKTVERVGIHVDNVIISPLAIVNSVLNEGEREFGATVIDMGGGQTTVATIRNQELQFTNIYQEGGDYVTKDISKVLKTSQKIAESLKLNYGEAYVPLASNETFQVEVIGEVEPVEVTESYLAEIISARIKHIFDQIKQELERRHLLDLPGGIVLIGGNAILPGIVELAQEVFGVRVKLYVPNQVGIRNPAFAHVISLSEFAGKLTEVNLLAQKAVKGDEFLRQKPINFGIPNQRLNPVAQPSPAQAAPAETVQEAPVAPKEEFQASSQSKPKLTERFRGLIGSMFDE; this comes from the coding sequence ATGACTAGAGATGGTTTTTTTACAGGCTTAGATATCGGAACTAGCTCGATTAAAGTGCTAGTAGCTGAGCATAGAGATGGCGAAGTAAATGTAATTGGTGTTAGCAATGCCAAAAGTAAAGGTGTCAAAGACGGAATTATTGTTGATATTGAAGCAGCTGCTTCAGCAATCAAATCTGCAATCACACAGGCAGAAGAGAAAGCTGGTATTTCTATTAAGTCTGTTAACGTTGGCCTTCCAGCAAATCTCTTGCAGGTTGAACCAACACAAGGAATGATTCCTGTAACTTCAGATACTAAAGAAATCACAGATCAAGATGTTGAAAATGTTGTCAAATCAGCTTTGACAAAGAGCATGACTCCTGACCGTGAAGTGATTACCTTTATTCCAGAAGAATTCATTGTGGATGGTTTCCAAGGAATTCGTGACCCTCGTGGTATGATGGGTGTCCGCTTGGAAATGCGTGGTCTGCTTTACACAGGTCCTCGTACAATTCTACACAATCTTCGCAAGACGGTTGAGCGTGTAGGTATTCATGTTGATAATGTGATTATTTCACCTTTGGCAATCGTGAACTCCGTTCTCAATGAAGGTGAACGTGAATTTGGTGCGACTGTCATTGACATGGGTGGAGGTCAGACTACTGTAGCGACTATCCGCAACCAAGAATTGCAGTTCACTAACATCTACCAAGAAGGTGGAGATTACGTTACTAAAGACATTTCTAAAGTCTTGAAAACATCTCAAAAAATTGCAGAAAGTTTGAAACTGAACTATGGTGAAGCTTACGTTCCACTAGCAAGTAACGAAACTTTCCAAGTTGAAGTAATTGGTGAAGTAGAACCTGTTGAAGTAACAGAAAGCTACTTGGCAGAAATTATCTCAGCACGCATCAAACATATCTTTGACCAAATCAAACAAGAGTTGGAAAGAAGACACTTGTTGGATTTGCCAGGAGGTATCGTCCTTATCGGTGGAAATGCAATTTTGCCAGGAATTGTTGAATTAGCCCAAGAAGTATTTGGTGTTCGCGTAAAACTCTATGTACCAAATCAAGTTGGAATTCGCAACCCTGCATTTGCGCACGTGATTAGCTTGTCTGAGTTTGCTGGTAAATTGACGGAAGTCAATCTTCTTGCTCAAAAAGCAGTTAAAGGAGATGAATTCCTTCGTCAAAAACCAATCAACTTTGGCATTCCAAATCAACGTTTGAATCCAGTAGCGCAACCAAGTCCAGCACAAGCAGCTCCAGCTGAAACTGTGCAGGAAGCTCCAGTTGCTCCCAAGGAAGAATTCCAAGCAAGTTCTCAAAGTAAACCGAAGCTAACAGAACGTTTCCGTGGTTTGATCGGAAGCATGTTTGATGAATAA
- the ftsZ gene encoding cell division protein FtsZ → MTFSFDTAATQGAVIKVIGVGGGGGNAINRMVDEGVAGVEFIAANTDVQALSSTKAETVIQLGPKLTRGLGAGGRPEVGRKAAEESEEALTEAITGADMVFITAGMGGGSGTGAAPVIARIAKDLGALTVGVVTRPFGFEGSKRGQYAVEGINELREHVDTLLIISNNNLLEIVDKKTPLLEALSEADNVLRQGVQGITDLITNPGLINLDFADVKTVMANKGNALMGIGIGSGEERVVEAARKAIYSPLLETTIDGAEDVIVNVTGGLDLTLIEAEEASEIVNQAAGQGVNIWLGTSIDESMKDEIRVTVVATGVRQERVEKVVGARNNQPVGRPTTKAPQAHTFDRQFDLEETAELPKSSPRRFETNQASAFGDWDLRRESIVRQTDPVVSPVERFETPVSQDEDELDTPPFFKNR, encoded by the coding sequence ATGACATTTTCATTTGATACAGCAGCAACTCAAGGCGCAGTTATTAAGGTAATTGGTGTCGGTGGTGGTGGTGGTAACGCCATTAACCGCATGGTTGACGAAGGTGTTGCTGGTGTAGAATTTATCGCAGCCAACACTGATGTACAAGCCCTTAGCAGTACGAAAGCAGAAACAGTTATCCAACTTGGTCCTAAATTGACTCGTGGTTTGGGTGCTGGAGGTCGTCCAGAAGTTGGACGTAAAGCTGCAGAAGAAAGTGAAGAAGCTTTGACGGAAGCTATCACTGGAGCAGACATGGTCTTTATCACTGCAGGTATGGGTGGTGGATCTGGTACAGGTGCAGCCCCTGTTATTGCACGTATCGCTAAAGATCTTGGTGCTCTTACAGTTGGTGTTGTGACACGTCCTTTCGGATTTGAAGGAAGCAAACGTGGCCAGTACGCTGTAGAAGGAATCAACGAACTTCGCGAGCATGTTGATACTTTGTTGATTATCTCTAACAACAACTTGCTTGAAATCGTTGATAAGAAAACGCCACTTCTTGAAGCTCTTAGCGAAGCAGATAACGTTCTTCGCCAAGGTGTTCAAGGAATCACTGACTTGATCACGAACCCAGGATTGATTAACCTTGACTTTGCTGACGTGAAAACTGTAATGGCAAACAAAGGAAATGCTCTTATGGGTATCGGTATCGGTAGTGGTGAAGAACGCGTTGTTGAAGCGGCTCGTAAAGCAATTTACTCTCCACTTCTTGAAACAACTATCGATGGTGCAGAGGATGTCATCGTCAACGTTACTGGTGGTCTTGACTTGACATTGATTGAAGCAGAAGAAGCTTCAGAAATAGTCAACCAAGCAGCTGGTCAAGGTGTAAATATCTGGCTTGGAACATCAATTGACGAAAGCATGAAGGATGAAATCCGTGTTACAGTTGTAGCGACAGGTGTTCGTCAAGAGCGCGTGGAAAAAGTAGTTGGAGCTCGTAACAACCAACCAGTTGGACGTCCAACAACTAAAGCTCCTCAAGCACACACATTTGACCGTCAATTCGACTTGGAAGAGACAGCAGAATTGCCTAAATCAAGCCCTCGTCGCTTTGAAACAAACCAAGCGTCTGCTTTTGGAGACTGGGACTTGCGTCGTGAGTCTATTGTTCGCCAAACAGATCCAGTTGTTTCACCGGTAGAACGCTTCGAAACACCAGTTTCACAAGATGAAGATGAGTTGGATACACCTCCATTCTTCAAAAATCGTTAA
- a CDS encoding YggT family protein, with translation MIFLIRLIQNAVSIYSIILVAFALLSWFPNAYESQLGRLVIRLARPVIEPLRKLHLQFAGLDFTVWAALILIQFVGNILTRLILLL, from the coding sequence ATGATTTTCTTAATCCGTTTAATCCAAAATGCGGTTAGCATTTACTCCATCATTCTCGTTGCATTTGCTCTTCTTTCATGGTTTCCAAATGCCTATGAAAGCCAGCTAGGTCGTTTAGTTATCAGACTTGCTCGCCCAGTTATTGAGCCACTTCGTAAGCTCCATCTACAATTTGCTGGTCTTGATTTTACGGTTTGGGCGGCGCTGATTCTGATTCAGTTTGTTGGAAATATCTTAACACGACTAATCCTATTACTATGA
- a CDS encoding D-alanine--D-alanine ligase: MKQTIILLYGGRSAEREVSVLSAESVMRAVNYDRFTVKTFFISQSGDFIKTQEFNQTPGQEDRLMTNETIDWNKKVAPSAIYEEGAVVFPVLHGPMGEDGSVQGFLEVLKMPYVGCNILSSSLAMDKITTKRVLESVGITQVPYVAIVEGDDVTAKIAEVEEKLTYPVFTKPSNMGSSVGISKSENHEELRRALELAFQYDSRVLVEQGVNAREIEVGLLGNYDVKSTLPGEVVKDVAFYDYDAKYIDNKITMDIPAKISDDVVAVMRQNAETAFRAIGGLGLSRCDFFYTDKDEIFLNELNTMPGFTQWSMYPLLWDNMGISYPELIEHLVDLAKQSFDKREAHLL, encoded by the coding sequence ATGAAACAAACAATTATTCTTTTATACGGTGGGCGTAGTGCAGAGCGTGAAGTCTCTGTCCTTTCAGCTGAAAGTGTTATGCGTGCGGTCAACTACGACCGTTTCACAGTCAAGACTTTCTTCATCAGCCAGTCAGGTGACTTTATCAAAACGCAAGAATTTAACCAGACTCCAGGTCAAGAGGATCGTCTCATGACCAATGAAACGATTGATTGGAATAAGAAAGTTGCACCAAGTGCCATCTACGAAGAAGGTGCAGTGGTCTTTCCAGTTCTTCATGGTCCGATGGGAGAAGATGGTTCTGTTCAAGGATTCCTTGAAGTTTTGAAAATGCCCTATGTCGGCTGCAATATCTTGTCATCCAGCCTTGCCATGGATAAAATTACAACCAAACGTGTTTTAGAATCTGTCGGGATTACCCAAGTTCCTTATGTGGCCATCGTTGAAGGTGATGATGTGACTGCTAAAATCGCTGAAGTTGAAGAAAAATTGACTTATCCAGTCTTCACAAAGCCGTCAAACATGGGTTCAAGTGTCGGTATTTCTAAGTCTGAAAACCACGAGGAACTCCGCCGAGCTTTGGAACTTGCCTTCCAATATGACAGCCGTGTCTTGGTAGAGCAAGGAGTGAACGCCCGTGAAATCGAGGTTGGTCTCTTGGGCAACTACGATGTCAAGAGCACTTTGCCAGGTGAAGTGGTCAAGGATGTTGCCTTTTATGACTATGATGCCAAATATATCGATAACAAGATTACCATGGACATCCCAGCCAAGATTAGTGATGATGTAGTAGCTGTCATGCGTCAAAATGCAGAAACTGCCTTCCGTGCGATTGGTGGTCTCGGTCTGTCTCGTTGTGATTTCTTCTATACAGATAAGGACGAGATTTTCCTAAACGAGCTGAATACCATGCCAGGTTTTACCCAGTGGTCTATGTATCCACTACTTTGGGACAATATGGGAATCAGCTACCCAGAACTAATCGAGCATTTGGTTGACCTTGCTAAGCAAAGTTTTGACAAGCGCGAAGCGCATTTGCTATAA
- a CDS encoding RNA-binding protein: MTVNRAIYQHFSQDDIPFIDKGLEWIKRVEDTYAPVLTPFINPHQEQILRVLAGTYGLGCQSSGDFLPTESVRVLLYPDYFEPEISDFEMALLEICYPSKFEQLSHGKILGTIINQLGIDRKLFGDILVDEKRAQIFVNRDFIPLFQDGIRKIGRLPVSLEERPFTDRILSKIDYREREILVSSFRLDALLSSALKLSRNQASQLIEKKSVQVNYHLVEKSDYQVAVGDLISVRKFGRLKVVKDNGQTKRDKIKLSIQLLLSK; encoded by the coding sequence ATGACAGTAAATCGAGCCATTTATCAACATTTTTCCCAAGATGATATTCCTTTTATTGATAAGGGATTAGAGTGGATCAAGCGGGTAGAAGATACATATGCACCGGTGCTTACTCCATTTATCAATCCCCATCAGGAACAGATCTTGAGGGTGCTAGCTGGGACATATGGACTGGGTTGCCAAAGTAGTGGTGATTTTCTTCCGACAGAGTCGGTTCGAGTTCTTCTCTATCCAGATTACTTTGAACCAGAGATATCAGACTTTGAAATGGCTTTGTTGGAAATTTGCTATCCGAGTAAGTTTGAACAACTGAGTCATGGAAAAATATTGGGAACAATCATCAACCAACTAGGAATTGACCGTAAATTATTTGGTGATATCTTGGTAGATGAAAAGAGAGCACAGATTTTTGTCAATCGCGATTTCATTCCTCTTTTTCAGGATGGAATAAGAAAGATTGGCAGACTTCCTGTATCGCTGGAGGAACGTCCTTTTACCGATAGGATTTTGTCTAAAATTGATTATAGAGAACGAGAAATTTTAGTTTCGAGTTTTCGATTGGATGCCCTCTTATCAAGTGCCTTGAAATTATCTAGAAACCAAGCTAGTCAACTGATAGAGAAAAAATCTGTCCAGGTAAACTATCATCTGGTTGAAAAAAGTGATTACCAGGTTGCAGTTGGAGATTTGATCAGTGTGAGAAAGTTTGGTCGTTTGAAAGTTGTCAAAGACAATGGTCAGACAAAAAGAGACAAGATAAAACTAAGCATTCAATTATTATTAAGTAAGTGA
- a CDS encoding TIGR02206 family membrane protein, giving the protein MNLWDKLFTTQISEPPQFELHWYIGLLCLLALTFYASYRFRDKVAYKRFIQILQSVQLIVLYSWYWGNHMPLSESLPFYHCRIAMFVMLLIPGTSKYKQYFALLGTFGATAALAYPLFDPYPFPHVTILSFIIGHVALLGNALLYLFRNYQPSFLDLKNVTVITFALNGLIWVVNLVVGGDYGFLNKPPLVGSFGQPLNYLIVSTVIVIAIRLTGKLVENFLQQKSEEFIQEKI; this is encoded by the coding sequence ATGAATTTGTGGGATAAATTATTTACCACACAGATATCAGAACCGCCCCAGTTTGAACTCCACTGGTACATTGGTTTGTTATGTTTACTGGCTCTTACTTTCTATGCTTCTTATCGTTTTCGCGATAAAGTGGCTTACAAGCGTTTTATTCAGATCCTTCAGTCTGTTCAACTGATTGTTCTGTACAGCTGGTATTGGGGGAATCACATGCCTCTGTCAGAAAGTTTGCCCTTCTATCATTGCCGTATCGCCATGTTTGTGATGCTCTTGATTCCAGGGACATCCAAGTACAAACAGTACTTTGCTCTTTTAGGAACTTTTGGAGCAACAGCAGCACTGGCTTACCCACTCTTTGATCCCTACCCATTTCCACACGTAACCATTTTGTCCTTCATTATCGGACATGTTGCCCTTTTAGGAAATGCGCTCCTATACTTGTTTAGAAACTATCAGCCTTCCTTTCTCGATTTGAAGAATGTGACGGTGATCACCTTCGCCTTAAATGGCTTGATATGGGTTGTCAACTTAGTTGTAGGTGGGGATTATGGCTTTTTAAACAAACCACCACTTGTTGGAAGTTTCGGCCAGCCCTTAAATTATCTCATTGTTTCGACTGTTATCGTGATAGCAATTCGCTTAACAGGGAAATTAGTAGAAAATTTTTTACAACAAAAATCGGAAGAATTTATTCAAGAGAAGATCTAA